A single genomic interval of Fructobacillus americanaquae harbors:
- a CDS encoding SPFH domain-containing protein, producing the protein MVSFKIVPQNSVGLLETLGKYSSTRQTGLNFRLPLVQKIRTVSLALQPLKLAGYSVITKDNADIGATVTLNFHITDPVKYSYENTNSIESMQQLVRGHLRDIIGRMELNEALGSTSQINKDLAEAIGDLTNTYGINVDRINIDELKPSAAIQSSMDTQLKADRERVASISQAEGEAKSIELRAKANNEALIATAKANAEATRTKADAESYRIDKVQAALKNADQNYFNNQSINAFEALAKSDANLIVTNGADLDQTGQNAVLAKTLGQELGNEED; encoded by the coding sequence TTCCTTTAAGATTGTGCCTCAAAATAGTGTTGGCCTTTTGGAAACGTTGGGGAAGTATTCGTCAACGCGGCAGACGGGGTTGAATTTCCGCTTGCCTTTGGTACAAAAAATCAGGACAGTTTCCTTGGCCCTGCAACCACTGAAGTTGGCAGGTTATTCAGTTATCACCAAGGATAACGCTGATATTGGAGCGACAGTGACTTTGAATTTCCATATCACGGATCCTGTGAAGTATTCGTATGAAAACACGAATTCGATTGAATCAATGCAACAGTTGGTTCGCGGTCACTTGCGCGACATTATTGGGCGGATGGAATTGAACGAGGCCTTAGGCTCAACCAGTCAAATTAATAAGGACTTGGCTGAAGCGATTGGTGATTTAACGAATACTTATGGTATTAATGTTGATCGGATTAACATTGACGAATTGAAGCCAAGCGCAGCTATCCAGTCTTCAATGGACACACAGTTGAAGGCTGACCGGGAACGGGTGGCATCTATTTCGCAAGCTGAAGGGGAGGCCAAGTCAATTGAACTCCGGGCCAAAGCGAACAATGAGGCCTTAATTGCTACGGCCAAGGCCAACGCCGAGGCGACGCGAACAAAAGCAGATGCCGAAAGTTATCGGATTGATAAGGTTCAGGCTGCTTTGAAGAACGCCGACCAAAACTATTTCAATAACCAATCGATTAATGCTTTCGAAGCTTTGGCTAAGTCAGATGCTAATTTGATTGTTACGAATGGTGCCGATTTGGACCAAACCGGACAAAATGCTGTTTTGGCCAAAACTTTGGGTCAGGAATTAGGCAACGAAGAAGATTAG
- the rpsB gene encoding 30S ribosomal protein S2, giving the protein MAVITMKELLEAGVHFGHQTRRWNPKMAPYIFTERNGIHIIDLQKTVKLIDEAYNFIRNASADGANILFVGTKKQASDAIAEEATRAGQFYINHRWLGGTLTNWNTIKTRVQRLKDLKAMAEDGTFEQLPKKEVVLLNKQREKLEKFLGGIEDMQDLPDVLFVVDPKKEEIAVKEANMLNIPVVAMIDTNADPDDVDVKIPANDDAIRAIRLITAKMADAVIEGRQGQDNAAEDAFIEGDENTESIEEITTIVEKDN; this is encoded by the coding sequence ATGGCAGTTATTACAATGAAGGAACTCCTCGAAGCAGGGGTTCACTTTGGACACCAAACTCGTCGTTGGAACCCAAAGATGGCACCATACATCTTTACGGAACGTAACGGCATTCACATCATCGACTTGCAAAAGACTGTTAAGTTGATTGACGAAGCTTACAACTTTATCCGTAATGCTTCAGCTGATGGGGCTAACATCTTGTTTGTTGGTACTAAGAAGCAAGCATCTGATGCAATCGCTGAAGAAGCAACGCGTGCTGGTCAATTCTATATCAACCACCGTTGGTTGGGTGGAACTTTGACTAACTGGAACACAATCAAGACGCGTGTTCAACGTTTGAAGGACTTGAAGGCAATGGCCGAAGATGGTACTTTCGAACAACTGCCTAAGAAGGAAGTTGTCTTGTTGAACAAGCAACGTGAGAAGTTGGAAAAGTTCTTGGGTGGAATCGAAGACATGCAAGACTTGCCAGATGTTTTGTTTGTTGTTGACCCTAAGAAGGAAGAAATCGCTGTTAAGGAAGCCAACATGCTCAACATCCCTGTTGTTGCTATGATTGACACAAACGCTGATCCTGACGATGTTGATGTTAAGATTCCTGCAAACGATGACGCTATCCGTGCCATTCGTTTGATTACTGCTAAGATGGCTGATGCCGTTATCGAAGGCCGTCAAGGTCAAGACAACGCTGCTGAAGATGCTTTCATCGAAGGTGACGAAAACACGGAATCAATCGAAGAAATCACAACAATCGTTGAAAAAGACAACTAA
- the tsf gene encoding translation elongation factor Ts — protein sequence MAVTAKLVKELRDKTSVGMMDAKKALVEAEGDIEKAIDLLREKGMAKAAKKGDRVAAEGMTYVMTEGNKAAIIELNSETDFVAGNKEFNDLLVAVTKTILEKQPADVEAALVLPVAGEEDRTVNDKIINVSQITGEKITLRRFATAEKTDGEVFGAYSHMGGSISALAVLTGSNEEAARDVAMHIAAIAPQYVSDDQVPADVIAKEKEVQLASEDLNGKPDNIKEKMVEGRIKKFLADITLLDQDFVKNGDQKVADFVKQNGMTVKSFVRYQVGEGIEKQTTNLAEEVAKQINS from the coding sequence ATGGCTGTTACTGCAAAGTTAGTGAAGGAATTACGTGATAAGACATCTGTTGGAATGATGGATGCCAAAAAGGCTTTGGTTGAAGCTGAAGGCGACATCGAAAAGGCAATTGACTTGTTGCGTGAAAAAGGAATGGCAAAGGCCGCTAAGAAGGGTGACCGTGTTGCTGCCGAAGGTATGACTTACGTGATGACTGAAGGCAACAAGGCTGCCATCATCGAATTGAACTCAGAAACTGATTTCGTTGCCGGTAACAAGGAATTTAATGACTTGTTAGTTGCTGTTACTAAGACAATCTTGGAAAAGCAACCTGCAGACGTTGAAGCTGCTTTAGTTTTACCAGTTGCTGGTGAAGAAGACCGAACTGTTAACGATAAGATCATCAACGTTTCTCAGATTACTGGTGAAAAGATTACTTTGCGCCGTTTCGCTACTGCTGAAAAGACTGACGGTGAAGTCTTCGGTGCTTACTCACACATGGGTGGCTCAATTTCTGCTTTGGCCGTTTTGACTGGTTCAAATGAAGAAGCAGCCCGTGATGTGGCTATGCACATCGCCGCTATTGCGCCACAGTATGTTTCTGATGATCAAGTTCCTGCAGATGTTATTGCTAAGGAAAAGGAAGTTCAATTGGCTTCTGAAGACTTGAATGGCAAGCCTGACAACATCAAGGAAAAGATGGTTGAAGGCCGGATCAAGAAGTTCTTGGCGGATATCACTTTGCTGGACCAAGATTTTGTTAAGAATGGTGACCAAAAGGTTGCTGATTTCGTTAAGCAAAACGGTATGACTGTGAAGTCATTCGTTCGCTACCAAGTTGGCGAAGGTATCGAAAAGCAAACCACAAACTTGGCTGAAGAAGTTGCTAAGCAAATCAACAGCTAA
- the pyrH gene encoding UMP kinase: protein MTDTKYKRVLMKLSGEALAGAKGQGIDLQTVAQIAKEIKAVHDMGTQIAIVVGGGNLWRGGPAARVGMERSRADYTGMLGTTMNALVLQDALERAGVDTRVQTAITMQQIAEPYIRGRAIRHLEKGRIVIFAAGTGSPYFSTDTTAALRANEINADAILMAKNGVDGVYDSDPNTNPNAQKFTTLTHLDIIQKGLKVMDSTASSLSMENNMPLVVFNLNQPGNIERVIKGETIGTTVTGEK from the coding sequence ATGACGGATACAAAGTATAAAAGAGTTTTAATGAAGCTGTCAGGCGAAGCCTTGGCTGGTGCTAAGGGTCAGGGAATTGACCTGCAGACAGTCGCCCAAATTGCCAAGGAAATCAAGGCAGTCCATGATATGGGCACTCAAATTGCCATCGTTGTTGGTGGTGGTAACCTATGGCGTGGTGGACCCGCTGCCCGTGTTGGGATGGAGCGGTCACGCGCTGATTATACCGGAATGCTTGGAACGACTATGAACGCTTTGGTCCTTCAAGATGCTTTAGAGCGAGCCGGTGTTGATACACGCGTGCAAACGGCGATTACGATGCAACAGATTGCAGAGCCTTACATTCGTGGTCGGGCCATTCGCCACCTTGAAAAGGGGCGGATTGTCATCTTTGCTGCGGGAACTGGTTCGCCATACTTCTCAACTGATACAACCGCTGCTTTGCGGGCCAACGAAATTAATGCTGACGCGATTTTGATGGCAAAGAACGGTGTTGATGGTGTCTATGATTCAGATCCAAATACGAACCCAAATGCTCAGAAATTTACCACTTTGACGCACTTAGACATCATTCAAAAAGGCTTGAAGGTCATGGATTCAACCGCTTCATCCCTCTCAATGGAAAACAACATGCCACTTGTTGTCTTTAACTTGAACCAACCAGGTAATATCGAACGGGTCATTAAGGGCGAGACAATTGGAACCACAGTCACTGGAGAAAAATAA
- the frr gene encoding ribosome recycling factor, producing the protein MAFDFTSTKERMQGAQEALRRELAEIRTGRSNPRILDRVEVEYYGAMVPLNQVASISVPEARLLLITPFDKNALEAIVTAINVSDLGLNPASDGNIVRLAIPQMTEERRKELAKDVKAEAEKAKVAVRNVRRDAMDAIKKDKEMTEDQVHDAEDQAQKLTDDNTKAIDEIAAEKEKELLKI; encoded by the coding sequence ATGGCTTTTGATTTTACAAGTACCAAAGAACGGATGCAGGGCGCCCAAGAAGCTTTGCGTCGTGAATTAGCAGAAATTCGGACTGGTCGGTCCAACCCCCGTATTTTGGACCGAGTAGAAGTAGAATATTACGGTGCGATGGTGCCGTTGAACCAAGTTGCTTCGATTTCAGTACCTGAAGCACGTTTGCTTTTGATTACACCATTTGACAAGAACGCCTTAGAAGCAATCGTGACGGCGATTAACGTTTCTGATTTGGGTTTGAACCCAGCTTCTGACGGTAACATCGTGCGTTTGGCTATTCCACAAATGACGGAAGAACGTCGTAAGGAATTGGCGAAGGATGTTAAGGCTGAAGCTGAAAAGGCTAAGGTTGCTGTTCGTAACGTTCGTCGTGATGCCATGGATGCAATCAAAAAGGACAAGGAAATGACCGAAGACCAAGTCCATGACGCTGAGGATCAGGCTCAAAAGTTGACGGATGACAACACAAAGGCAATTGATGAAATTGCAGCAGAAAAAGAAAAAGAATTGTTGAAAATCTAA
- a CDS encoding DUF2130 domain-containing protein has protein sequence MAKLKYHLESDTVLVLNEDGHVGDTLDLKDELQVDTNQLGVAVQTAIDEKLAQEKVDWEKSQQRLLKAQIDQEKQKADLALEKAKQAEKDAAQQDKAKLQEQLTQLRSQLAAFKDQEAATKELALAKQKEHLQSAYQAEKDQAGQNRQELEKQLADLKNQVENQGRDQELALAKVKSDYDAQLQAAQEQVEFYKDFKARQSTKEIGESLEVYAHQEFNKIRPYAFPNAYFEKDNEVSKQSGSKGDFIFRDYQDGVEFISIMFDMKNEADATEQKHKNADFFKELDKDRREKNTEYAVLVSMLEADDEYYNTGIVQVPDYEKMYVIRPQFFVHFIGLLRNAALDSLQYRRALIEEQNQNIDITNFEDSITAFKDRFAKNYNSYSSNFQKAIEQIDRAISQMENVKKSLTTSENQIRLANNKLEDLTVKKLTRNNPTMTKKFADLKADQEGDRKP, from the coding sequence ATGGCCAAACTGAAGTATCATTTGGAGTCGGACACGGTTTTGGTTTTAAACGAGGACGGCCATGTTGGCGATACCTTGGATTTGAAAGACGAACTTCAAGTTGATACGAATCAACTTGGCGTGGCTGTGCAAACGGCCATTGATGAAAAATTAGCTCAGGAAAAGGTCGATTGGGAAAAGAGTCAACAACGCTTATTAAAGGCACAAATTGACCAGGAAAAGCAAAAGGCTGATTTGGCGCTGGAGAAGGCTAAGCAGGCTGAAAAGGATGCAGCGCAGCAAGATAAGGCAAAACTGCAAGAGCAACTGACTCAGCTACGTTCACAGTTGGCTGCGTTCAAGGATCAGGAGGCTGCCACAAAGGAGTTGGCGCTGGCTAAACAAAAGGAACATCTGCAGAGCGCCTACCAGGCTGAAAAGGACCAGGCTGGACAGAATCGACAGGAACTAGAAAAGCAACTAGCCGATTTGAAAAATCAAGTTGAAAACCAAGGTCGCGATCAAGAGTTGGCCTTGGCAAAGGTGAAGTCGGACTATGATGCCCAACTGCAGGCCGCCCAAGAGCAAGTCGAGTTCTATAAGGACTTTAAGGCTCGGCAGTCAACTAAAGAGATTGGTGAAAGCCTAGAAGTTTACGCTCACCAGGAGTTCAACAAAATCCGCCCATACGCCTTTCCTAATGCCTACTTTGAGAAGGACAACGAGGTTTCAAAGCAATCCGGATCGAAGGGTGATTTTATTTTCCGAGATTATCAGGATGGTGTGGAATTTATTTCGATCATGTTTGATATGAAAAACGAGGCGGACGCAACTGAACAGAAGCATAAAAATGCTGACTTTTTTAAGGAACTGGATAAGGACCGCAGGGAAAAGAACACCGAATATGCTGTCTTAGTCTCGATGCTGGAAGCCGATGATGAGTACTATAATACCGGAATTGTTCAGGTACCGGACTACGAGAAGATGTACGTCATCCGCCCGCAATTTTTTGTTCATTTTATCGGTCTTTTACGCAACGCGGCCTTGGACTCGCTTCAATACCGGCGGGCGCTGATTGAGGAGCAAAATCAAAACATTGATATTACCAATTTTGAGGATAGCATCACCGCCTTTAAGGACCGCTTTGCTAAAAATTATAATTCCTACTCGAGTAACTTCCAAAAAGCAATCGAACAGATTGACCGGGCGATTAGTCAGATGGAAAACGTGAAAAAGAGCTTGACGACTTCTGAAAATCAGATTCGTCTTGCTAACAATAAGTTGGAGGATTTGACCGTCAAAAAGTTGACGAGGAATAATCCAACCATGACGAAGAAGTTCGCTGATTTAAAAGCGGACCAGGAAGGTGATCGAAAGCCGTAA
- the glyQ gene encoding glycine--tRNA ligase subunit alpha codes for MSSEKLSVQDIILTLQEFWAAKGANLMQAYDNEVGAGTQSPYTFLRANGPEPWRAAYVQPSRRPADGRYGDNPNRLFQHHQFQVVMKPSPDNIQELYLASLEALGIKPLEHDIRFVEDNWENPSMGAAGIGWEVWLDGMEVTQFTYFQQVGGIEVDSVTAEITYGLERLASYIQDVPTVYDLEWGHGVLYGDIFKEPEYEHSKYAFEESNQEMLLQHFDDYEKEAQHNLALGLVHPAYDYILKSSHTFNLLDARGTVSVTERAGYLHRIRTMARQVSKVFIEERAKLGFPLLKDEALREKYLGAKGKYAKKEEQD; via the coding sequence ATGTCCAGTGAAAAATTATCAGTACAAGACATTATTTTGACCCTGCAAGAGTTTTGGGCCGCAAAGGGCGCTAACTTGATGCAGGCTTACGATAACGAAGTTGGAGCGGGAACTCAAAGCCCTTATACCTTCTTGCGCGCTAACGGTCCAGAACCCTGGCGAGCAGCCTATGTTCAGCCTTCACGGCGACCAGCCGACGGTCGTTATGGTGACAATCCAAACCGTTTGTTCCAACACCACCAATTTCAGGTAGTGATGAAGCCTTCACCTGACAATATTCAGGAATTGTACCTTGCTTCTTTGGAAGCCTTGGGTATTAAGCCCTTGGAACATGACATTCGTTTTGTTGAAGATAACTGGGAAAATCCTTCAATGGGTGCGGCCGGAATCGGTTGGGAAGTTTGGTTAGACGGGATGGAAGTGACGCAGTTCACTTATTTCCAACAAGTTGGTGGAATTGAAGTTGATTCCGTTACGGCTGAAATCACCTATGGTTTGGAACGGCTAGCCTCTTACATCCAGGATGTGCCAACGGTTTATGATTTGGAATGGGGTCATGGCGTTCTGTATGGTGATATTTTCAAAGAACCGGAATATGAACACTCAAAGTATGCCTTTGAGGAGTCAAATCAGGAAATGTTACTCCAACATTTTGATGATTATGAAAAGGAAGCTCAGCATAATTTGGCATTAGGCTTGGTTCATCCGGCCTATGACTATATTTTGAAGTCATCTCATACCTTTAACCTTTTGGATGCCAGAGGAACGGTTTCTGTAACAGAACGAGCTGGTTATTTGCACCGAATTCGAACAATGGCTCGGCAGGTTTCAAAGGTCTTTATTGAAGAACGAGCTAAGCTTGGCTTCCCATTGTTAAAGGACGAGGCATTACGTGAAAAGTACTTGGGTGCTAAGGGAAAGTACGCCAAGAAGGAGGAGCAGGACTAA
- the glyS gene encoding glycine--tRNA ligase subunit beta, translated as MADFILEIGLEEMPAHLVTSSEKQLIDRVSDFLDEHRLDYEAMKPFSTPRRLAVELTGLATGSKAVEEEKRGPAIDRAKDDNGDWSKAAQGFARGQKTTPEALIEKDGYLWAKTEIAGVSAAEILAKLGKEVVEKMTFSTYMKWGNHSFAYIRPIRWLVALLDQDVVDFSVLDVQTGRTTRGHRFLSTENVTIAGAAEYEQTLQDAFVMADAAKRKATIQAQLEKIAQSQNWHLNLTTDQAQDLLEEVNNIVEWPTAFAGNFDQKYLDLPKEVLITSMRDHQRFFFVTDDQGDLLPHFLSVRNGNEENLANVVAGNEKVLVARLEDAVFFYQEDQQKSIDDYMDRVKKLVFHEKIGTVYEHMVRVRALAGQLGQVLGLSYEELSDLNRATEIYKFDLMTGMVGEFDELQGVMGEHYAKLFGENDVVAHAILEHYLPTSATGAVAASKIGAVLAVADKLDSIVTFFAADLIPSGANDPYGLRRAATGVVKTLEAHDWRLDLETVLANFKDQNKNVADADLAQVMAFLTDRVKKQAADAGVRSDIVSAGTANVVTGDLVYVADRTAVLAKHSKDANFRDVIESFSRVSRLASKERSDVPVKPDLFENDQEKALYAASKNLNLVDLEKQGAESLYQALAALQEPIAAYFENTLVNDKKKAIKNNRYAQLQALDKLIVGLGDIEKIVVK; from the coding sequence ATGGCAGATTTTATTTTAGAAATTGGTTTGGAAGAAATGCCAGCCCACTTGGTGACGAGTTCTGAAAAGCAGCTTATCGACCGAGTTTCTGATTTCTTAGACGAGCACCGACTCGATTATGAAGCGATGAAGCCATTCTCAACGCCACGACGCTTAGCTGTCGAATTGACTGGCTTGGCGACCGGCTCAAAAGCCGTTGAAGAAGAAAAGCGGGGACCAGCCATTGACCGTGCTAAGGATGACAACGGTGATTGGTCGAAGGCTGCTCAGGGATTTGCTCGTGGACAGAAGACGACGCCAGAAGCCTTGATCGAGAAGGATGGCTACTTGTGGGCCAAGACTGAAATTGCCGGTGTTTCAGCCGCGGAAATTTTAGCAAAGTTGGGCAAGGAAGTTGTTGAAAAAATGACCTTCTCAACTTACATGAAGTGGGGCAATCACAGTTTCGCTTATATTCGTCCAATCCGCTGGTTAGTGGCCCTTTTGGACCAGGATGTGGTTGATTTTTCTGTTTTGGACGTTCAAACAGGTCGGACAACTCGTGGTCACCGTTTCTTATCAACGGAAAATGTGACGATTGCGGGTGCTGCTGAATATGAGCAGACATTGCAAGATGCTTTTGTGATGGCTGATGCAGCCAAACGCAAGGCAACCATTCAAGCGCAGTTGGAAAAGATTGCTCAGAGCCAAAACTGGCACTTGAATTTGACCACTGATCAAGCACAAGACCTTTTGGAAGAAGTTAATAATATCGTCGAATGGCCAACGGCCTTCGCCGGTAACTTTGACCAAAAGTACCTGGATTTGCCAAAGGAAGTCTTGATAACTTCGATGCGTGACCATCAACGCTTCTTCTTTGTGACGGATGACCAGGGTGACCTATTGCCACACTTCCTTTCTGTCCGCAATGGAAATGAAGAAAACTTGGCCAACGTGGTTGCCGGAAATGAAAAGGTCTTGGTTGCTCGTTTGGAAGACGCTGTCTTCTTCTACCAAGAAGACCAACAAAAGTCGATTGATGACTACATGGACCGGGTGAAAAAACTGGTCTTCCATGAAAAAATTGGTACCGTCTACGAACACATGGTTCGTGTCCGGGCTTTGGCTGGTCAATTGGGACAAGTACTTGGTCTTTCATACGAAGAATTGTCTGATTTGAACAGGGCCACTGAAATTTATAAGTTTGACCTGATGACTGGCATGGTCGGTGAATTTGACGAATTGCAGGGTGTGATGGGGGAACACTACGCCAAGCTCTTTGGTGAAAATGACGTCGTTGCTCATGCGATCTTGGAACACTATTTGCCAACTTCAGCAACCGGCGCAGTAGCTGCTTCAAAAATTGGAGCGGTGTTGGCTGTCGCCGATAAGCTCGATTCCATCGTGACCTTCTTTGCGGCTGACCTGATTCCTTCAGGTGCCAACGACCCTTATGGTTTACGTCGGGCAGCAACTGGAGTCGTTAAGACGCTGGAAGCGCATGACTGGCGTCTTGACTTGGAAACCGTTTTGGCTAACTTCAAGGACCAAAACAAGAATGTAGCGGATGCTGATTTGGCCCAGGTCATGGCCTTTTTGACAGACCGTGTCAAGAAGCAAGCAGCCGATGCTGGCGTTCGTTCTGACATCGTTTCTGCTGGAACGGCCAACGTAGTAACTGGTGATTTGGTTTACGTGGCCGACCGAACAGCGGTCTTAGCAAAGCATTCAAAGGATGCAAACTTCCGCGATGTGATTGAGTCTTTTTCTCGAGTAAGTCGCTTAGCTAGTAAAGAACGCAGTGATGTCCCTGTTAAGCCGGACTTGTTTGAAAATGATCAGGAAAAGGCTTTGTACGCAGCAAGCAAGAACTTGAACTTGGTTGACTTGGAGAAACAGGGCGCAGAATCACTGTATCAAGCATTGGCTGCCTTGCAAGAACCAATTGCTGCTTACTTTGAAAATACGTTGGTTAATGACAAGAAGAAGGCGATTAAGAATAACCGCTATGCACAGTTGCAGGCCTTAGACAAGTTGATAGTTGGCCTTGGGGATATTGAAAAAATCGTTGTCAAATAA
- the lepA gene encoding translation elongation factor 4, translating into MADFTLEELKKRQKRIRNFSIVAHIDHGKSTIADRILEQTQTVAERDMQNQLLDTMDLERERGITIKLNAVEVHYKANDGETYIFHLIDTPGHVDFSYEVSRSLAAAEGAILVVDAAQGVEAQTLANVYLAIDNDLEILPVINKIDLPAADPEMVKGEIEDVIGLDASDAVLVSAKQGIGIPELLERIVSDFPAPDGDLEAPLRALIFDSQYDAYRGVVVNLRVREGVVKPGDRVKMMNTGAEYEVTEVGVMSPDAQKRDYLMAGDVGYLTASIKDIQTTHSGDTVTLVDNPADEPLPGYQPMTPMVYSGLYPSDNAKYGDLREALEKLQLNDAALTFEPETSQALGFGYRVGFLGLLHMDVIQERLEREFDLDLVTTAPSVTYRVTAVDGEVLMIENPSELPESQQIKMIEEPFIHGNIMVPNEYVGAVMELAQRKRGEFDTMEYLDENRVNVKYYLPLSEIIFNFFDKLKSSTRGYASLDYEIDGYRPADLVKIDILLNSEKVDALSFIVHRDFAAERGRVITSKLKEIIPRQNFEIPVQAAIGNKILARTNIKAYRKDVTSKIHTGDPDRRAKLLDKQKRGKARMKAVGTVTVPQEAFMAVLQTDDDEKYARGN; encoded by the coding sequence ATGGCAGATTTTACTTTAGAAGAATTAAAAAAACGGCAAAAGCGGATTCGAAACTTTTCAATCGTGGCTCATATTGACCACGGAAAGTCGACGATTGCCGACCGGATTTTGGAACAGACCCAAACGGTGGCCGAGCGTGATATGCAAAACCAGCTGCTGGATACCATGGATTTGGAACGGGAGCGCGGCATTACCATCAAATTGAATGCGGTTGAGGTTCATTATAAAGCTAATGATGGCGAAACTTACATCTTTCATTTGATTGATACACCGGGGCACGTGGACTTCTCTTACGAGGTTTCACGGTCTTTGGCAGCGGCGGAAGGGGCCATCTTAGTGGTCGATGCCGCCCAGGGAGTGGAGGCGCAAACCTTAGCCAATGTTTATTTGGCAATTGATAATGACCTTGAAATCTTACCGGTCATTAATAAAATTGATTTGCCTGCTGCTGATCCAGAGATGGTCAAGGGCGAAATTGAGGATGTGATTGGTCTTGACGCTTCTGATGCCGTCCTAGTCTCGGCTAAGCAGGGAATCGGTATTCCTGAACTCTTAGAACGGATTGTTTCTGATTTTCCAGCACCGGATGGTGATCTGGAAGCGCCATTACGGGCTTTGATTTTTGACTCACAGTATGATGCCTATCGTGGCGTAGTAGTGAACTTGCGAGTGCGTGAGGGTGTTGTTAAACCTGGTGACCGGGTGAAGATGATGAACACCGGGGCAGAATACGAGGTGACGGAAGTCGGCGTGATGTCACCGGATGCACAAAAGCGTGATTACCTGATGGCTGGTGACGTTGGTTATTTGACGGCGTCAATCAAGGACATTCAAACCACACATTCAGGTGATACGGTGACACTGGTCGACAATCCAGCCGATGAACCGCTCCCTGGTTACCAACCAATGACACCAATGGTTTATTCGGGATTGTATCCTTCAGATAATGCCAAGTATGGTGACTTACGAGAGGCTTTGGAAAAGTTGCAGTTAAACGATGCTGCGCTGACTTTTGAACCCGAAACTTCACAAGCTTTGGGCTTTGGTTACCGAGTTGGTTTCCTCGGGCTCTTGCACATGGATGTGATTCAAGAACGTTTGGAACGTGAGTTCGATTTGGACTTGGTCACAACGGCACCTTCTGTTACTTACCGAGTAACGGCGGTTGACGGTGAGGTTTTGATGATTGAAAACCCGTCTGAATTGCCAGAAAGTCAACAAATCAAAATGATTGAAGAACCGTTTATTCACGGAAACATTATGGTGCCAAATGAGTATGTTGGGGCAGTGATGGAGCTAGCTCAGCGCAAGCGTGGCGAATTCGATACAATGGAGTACTTGGATGAAAACCGGGTGAACGTCAAGTATTATTTGCCGTTGTCCGAAATTATCTTTAATTTCTTTGACAAGTTGAAATCATCAACGCGTGGCTATGCTTCTTTGGATTATGAAATCGATGGCTATCGCCCAGCTGATTTGGTCAAAATTGATATTCTTCTCAATTCAGAAAAGGTCGATGCCTTGTCCTTTATCGTGCACCGTGATTTTGCGGCAGAACGGGGTCGCGTGATTACTTCTAAATTGAAGGAAATCATTCCAAGGCAAAACTTTGAAATTCCGGTTCAAGCAGCAATTGGCAACAAAATTTTGGCTCGAACAAACATTAAGGCTTACCGAAAGGATGTGACTTCAAAGATTCACACGGGTGATCCTGATCGGCGGGCGAAGCTTTTGGACAAGCAGAAGCGTGGTAAAGCGCGGATGAAAGCCGTGGGAACGGTTACCGTTCCTCAAGAAGCCTTTATGGCGGTTTTGCAGACGGATGATGACGAAAAGTATGCTCGCGGTAATTAA